The following are encoded in a window of Dama dama isolate Ldn47 chromosome 17, ASM3311817v1, whole genome shotgun sequence genomic DNA:
- the LOC133071936 gene encoding dihydrofolate reductase-like, whose translation MVRPLNCIVAVSQNMGIGKDGNLPWPPLRNEFRYFQRMTTVSSVEGKQNLVIMGRKTWFSIPEKNRPLKDRINIVLSRELKEPPKGAHFLAKSLDDALELIEDPELTNKVDMVWIVGGSSVYKEAMNKPGHLRLFVTRIMQEFESDTFFPEIDFEKYKLLPEYPSVPLDVQEEKGIKYKFEVYEKNN comes from the coding sequence ATGGTTCGTCCGCTAAACTGCATCGTCGCTGTGTCCCAGAACATGGGCATCGGCAAGGACGGGAACCTGCCCTGGCctccactcagaaatgaattcagGTATTTCCAAAGAATGACTACAGTCTCTTCAGTGGAAGGTAAACAGAATTTGGTGATTATGGGTAGGAAGACCTGGTTCTCCATTCCAGAGAAGAATCGACCTTTAAAGGACAGAATTAATATAGTTCTCAGTAGAGAACTCAAGGAACCTCCAAAGGGAGCTCATTTTCTTGCCAAAAGTCTGGATGATGCCTTAGAACTTATTGAAGATCCAGAATTAACAAATAAAGTAGACATGGTTTGGATAGTGGGAGGCAGTTCTGTTTATAAGGAAGCCATGAACAAGCCAGGCCATCTTAGACTATTTGTGACAAGGATCATGCAAGAATTTGAAAGTGATACGTTTTTCCCAgaaattgattttgaaaaatataaacttcTTCCAGAATACCCAAGTGTTCCCTTGGATGTCCAGGAGGAAAAAGGCATTAAGTACAAatttgaagtatatgaaaagaacAATTAA